A single window of Kitasatospora sp. HUAS MG31 DNA harbors:
- a CDS encoding SDR family NAD(P)-dependent oxidoreductase, with translation MNAVPIEGSRCLVTGGAGTIGSTVVDQLIEAGAREVVVLDNFVRGRMANLAHAEATAAPGQLRVVDGDIRDRALLRDLLGEDTDLLFHLAAIRITQCAAEPRLALEVMVDGTFDVVEAAAEKGVRKVIASSTASVYGLADVFPTPETQHPYHNDTLYGASKVFNEGLLRSFHAMYGLDYVALRYFNVYGPRMDVHGRYTEVFIRWMERIAAGERPLIFGDGSQTMDFVYTEDIARANLLAAAAPVTDRVYNIASSSEVSLRGLADALLTAMDSDLDVEHGPARGTAGGVVRRLADISAAERDLGWKPELGLDEGLRKLVAWWRQQ, from the coding sequence ATGAACGCCGTCCCCATTGAGGGCTCCCGCTGCCTGGTCACCGGCGGCGCCGGGACCATCGGATCCACCGTGGTGGACCAGCTGATCGAGGCCGGGGCCCGCGAGGTCGTCGTCCTCGACAACTTCGTCCGCGGCCGGATGGCCAACCTCGCCCACGCCGAGGCCACCGCCGCACCCGGCCAACTCCGCGTCGTGGACGGCGACATCCGCGACCGCGCCCTGCTGCGCGACCTGCTCGGCGAGGACACCGACCTGCTCTTCCACCTCGCCGCGATCCGGATCACCCAGTGCGCCGCCGAACCCCGGCTCGCCCTGGAGGTCATGGTCGACGGCACCTTCGACGTGGTCGAGGCCGCCGCCGAGAAGGGCGTCCGCAAGGTCATCGCCTCCTCCACCGCCTCCGTCTACGGCCTCGCCGACGTCTTCCCCACGCCGGAGACCCAGCACCCGTACCACAACGACACCCTGTACGGCGCCTCCAAGGTCTTCAACGAGGGCCTGCTGCGCAGCTTCCACGCCATGTACGGGCTGGACTACGTCGCCCTGCGGTACTTCAACGTGTACGGCCCCCGGATGGACGTCCACGGCCGGTACACCGAGGTGTTCATCCGCTGGATGGAGCGGATCGCCGCCGGCGAGCGCCCGCTGATCTTCGGCGACGGCAGCCAGACCATGGACTTCGTCTACACCGAGGACATCGCCCGGGCCAACCTGCTGGCCGCCGCGGCGCCGGTCACCGACCGGGTCTACAACATCGCCTCCTCCAGCGAGGTGTCCCTGCGGGGGCTGGCGGACGCGCTGCTGACCGCGATGGACTCCGACCTGGACGTGGAGCACGGGCCGGCCCGCGGCACCGCCGGCGGCGTGGTCCGGCGGCTCGCGGACATCTCCGCCGCCGAACGCGACCTCGGCTGGAAGCCCGAACTCGGCCTCGACGAAGGCCTCCGCAAGCTCGTCGCCTGGTGGCGCCAGCAGTAG
- a CDS encoding DegT/DnrJ/EryC1/StrS family aminotransferase — MSSIPVMIPWLGEEEAEAAAEAVRSGWVAQGPRVAAFEKAFAEYTGAPHAVAVSNCTTALHLAMIGAGVGPGDEVVVPSLSFIATANAVTYVGAVPVFADVDPATGNLTPGTVEPLLTERTRAVIVVDQGGVPVDLDAIRALVEPRGVTVVEDAACGAGSLYRGGPVGGTAALAAYSFHPRKLLTTGEGGMVTCQDGELAARLRRLREHGMSVSAADRHASAGGGAGVVETYDEIGFNHRMTDIQAAVGLVQLRKLPELVARRRLLAERYRTLLGDLAAGLVADPAHGTGNFQACWVLLPEGAPDRTEVLTRMAAAGVSARRGIMAAHLEAPYKGTARVPLPATELITHRSVILPLYHALTEAQQDTVVAAFREAVG, encoded by the coding sequence GTGTCCAGCATCCCCGTCATGATCCCGTGGCTCGGTGAGGAGGAGGCCGAGGCCGCCGCCGAGGCGGTGCGGTCGGGGTGGGTCGCCCAGGGCCCGCGGGTGGCGGCGTTCGAGAAGGCGTTCGCCGAGTACACCGGCGCCCCGCACGCCGTCGCGGTCTCCAACTGCACCACCGCCCTGCACCTGGCGATGATCGGCGCCGGTGTCGGCCCCGGCGACGAGGTGGTGGTGCCCTCGCTCTCCTTCATCGCCACCGCCAACGCCGTCACCTACGTCGGCGCCGTCCCGGTCTTCGCCGACGTGGACCCGGCCACCGGCAACCTCACCCCCGGGACGGTGGAACCGCTGCTCACCGAGCGGACCAGGGCGGTCATCGTGGTCGACCAGGGCGGTGTGCCGGTGGACCTGGACGCGATCCGGGCCCTGGTGGAGCCGCGCGGTGTGACCGTGGTCGAGGACGCGGCCTGCGGCGCCGGCTCGCTCTACCGGGGCGGCCCGGTCGGCGGTACGGCGGCTCTCGCCGCGTACTCCTTCCACCCGCGCAAGCTGCTGACCACCGGAGAGGGTGGCATGGTCACCTGCCAGGACGGCGAACTGGCCGCCCGGCTGCGGCGGTTGCGCGAGCACGGGATGAGCGTCTCGGCCGCCGACCGGCACGCCTCGGCGGGCGGCGGGGCCGGCGTGGTGGAGACGTACGACGAGATCGGGTTCAACCACCGGATGACCGACATCCAGGCCGCGGTCGGTCTGGTGCAGCTCCGCAAGCTGCCTGAACTGGTCGCCCGCCGCCGCCTGCTGGCGGAGCGCTACCGGACGCTGCTGGGCGACCTGGCCGCGGGCCTGGTCGCCGACCCGGCGCACGGGACCGGCAACTTCCAGGCCTGCTGGGTGCTGCTGCCCGAGGGTGCCCCCGACCGGACCGAGGTGCTGACCCGGATGGCCGCGGCCGGGGTGTCCGCCCGGCGCGGCATCATGGCGGCCCACCTGGAGGCTCCGTACAAGGGGACCGCCCGGGTGCCGCTGCCCGCCACCGAGCTGATCACCCACCGGTCGGTGATCCTCCCGCTCTACCACGCGCTCACCGAGGCGCAGCAGGACACCGTGGTCGCGGCGTTCCGCGAGGCGGTCGGGTGA
- a CDS encoding MBL fold metallo-hydrolase: MILPHGTSIRHLGHAGFLVEHAGLRILIDPWFHPAFLEAWFPYPDNRHLLPEVVAGRYDYLYVSHTHEDHLDERLLARLSRETTVLVPRFRSRALGRRLAALGFTDQVRLGHRDRLRLGPDCTATVLLDTSHKEDSALLLDLGGFRFLDLNDCNTPMSELPTDVDLLAAQYSGAMWYPNAYAYPPDTMAEKTAAVRADLLDTLVRKVRLTGARAYLPSAGPACFLDPELARFNDRAATIFPQWEDVAEEFAAACPGVETVRTAPGDEVTAPSPPGRWATDPQGYLAAYRERRRTEWQAYHARPYRPPTAEEVDAHFARLRLLNRPLLADYRGGLRLIAQGSAWGVPLGELAARVELEEDPADPSYTIAVPPRALRAVLDGRTGWEEALLSMRLALHRDPDVFDLTLLSLLRYGHQPAQTRQLVRERARPAETIRRDGLRLQRYCPHAGEDLTHAVIADGVVECPRHHWRWSAETGACLSGGTLPLFVEPSEQPVTTPESEPAPAEGHTT; the protein is encoded by the coding sequence GTGATCCTTCCGCACGGCACCTCGATCAGGCACCTCGGCCACGCCGGGTTCCTGGTCGAGCACGCCGGACTGCGCATCCTGATCGACCCGTGGTTCCACCCGGCCTTCCTGGAGGCGTGGTTCCCGTACCCGGACAACCGCCACCTGCTGCCGGAGGTGGTCGCCGGCCGGTACGACTACCTGTACGTCTCGCACACCCACGAGGACCACCTGGACGAGCGGCTGCTCGCCCGGCTGTCCCGGGAGACCACCGTGCTGGTGCCGCGGTTCCGCAGCCGGGCGCTCGGCCGCCGGCTCGCCGCCCTCGGCTTCACCGACCAGGTGCGGCTCGGCCACCGGGACCGGCTGCGGCTCGGGCCGGACTGCACGGCCACCGTGCTGCTCGACACCAGCCACAAGGAGGACAGCGCCCTGCTGCTCGACCTGGGCGGCTTCCGCTTCCTCGACCTCAACGACTGCAACACCCCGATGTCCGAACTCCCCACGGACGTCGACCTGCTGGCCGCCCAGTACTCGGGCGCGATGTGGTACCCGAACGCCTACGCCTACCCGCCCGACACCATGGCGGAGAAGACCGCCGCCGTCCGCGCCGACCTGCTGGACACCCTGGTCCGCAAGGTCCGGCTCACCGGCGCCCGGGCCTACCTGCCCTCCGCCGGCCCGGCCTGCTTCCTCGACCCGGAACTGGCCCGGTTCAACGACCGGGCGGCGACCATCTTCCCGCAGTGGGAGGACGTGGCCGAGGAGTTCGCCGCGGCCTGCCCCGGGGTGGAGACCGTCCGCACCGCGCCCGGGGACGAGGTCACCGCGCCGAGCCCGCCCGGCCGCTGGGCCACCGACCCGCAGGGCTACCTGGCCGCCTACCGGGAGCGCCGCCGCACCGAGTGGCAGGCGTACCACGCCCGGCCGTACCGGCCGCCCACCGCCGAGGAGGTGGACGCCCACTTCGCCCGGCTGCGGCTGCTCAACCGCCCGCTGCTGGCCGACTACCGCGGCGGGCTGCGGCTGATCGCCCAGGGATCGGCGTGGGGCGTCCCGCTCGGCGAGCTGGCCGCCCGGGTCGAGCTGGAGGAGGATCCGGCCGACCCCTCGTACACCATCGCGGTGCCGCCGCGCGCCCTGCGGGCCGTCCTGGACGGCCGCACCGGCTGGGAGGAGGCGCTGCTGTCGATGCGGCTCGCCCTGCACCGCGACCCGGACGTCTTCGACCTGACCCTGCTGAGTCTGCTGCGCTACGGCCACCAGCCGGCCCAGACCCGGCAGCTGGTCCGCGAGCGGGCCCGGCCGGCCGAGACCATCCGGCGGGACGGGCTGCGGCTGCAGCGCTACTGCCCGCACGCCGGGGAGGACCTCACCCATGCGGTGATCGCGGACGGGGTCGTGGAGTGCCCGCGCCACCACTGGAGGTGGAGCGCCGAGACCGGCGCCTGCCTGTCCGGCGGCACCCTGCCCCTGTTCGTCGAACCGTCCGAGCAGCCCGTCACCACCCCAGAGTCCGAGCCAGCGCCAGCAGAGGGGCACACCACATGA